The following proteins come from a genomic window of Galactobacillus timonensis:
- a CDS encoding DNA-binding protein, which translates to MNNTSGSLFLNAQDVAAIMSISVSKAYKVIASMNTELEKMGYLTIHGRVSKNYFETRIYGGLGVH; encoded by the coding sequence ATGAACAACACCAGTGGAAGTTTGTTCCTGAATGCTCAGGACGTAGCAGCGATCATGTCAATATCTGTCTCCAAAGCCTATAAGGTCATTGCTTCGATGAATACCGAGCTTGAGAAGATGGGTTATCTGACTATTCATGGCCGTGTCAGTAAGAACTACTTCGAGACGCGCATCTACGGCGGTCTGGGGGTGCACTGA
- a CDS encoding 3'-5' exoribonuclease YhaM family protein, protein MGETRRYQHQDISGLAEGMACKSVYLLQAITPRNTTTGKPYLAVTLQDATGSISGKVWEKKPEMDALVAGEAVHAGFTVETYNGKLQINVNMLQRIPDDHPIPDEYLRLLLPMAPEPLENMFSELWNTVDGFHDSDYKRLTEKVLSDNREVLLRIPAAQKVHENGVGGLLQHLTGMLRVAKGFVAAYPTLINAELLYCGVILHDIGKIREFQRSKFGLVSGYTNEGNLEGHLFIGAEYIGRVCDELSIDPEKKMLLQHMLLSHHGNPEFGACVQPKFLEAYLLYLCDLTDSRVWIFEDAYKDLKPGETAETANYFLDNVRVYRPKE, encoded by the coding sequence ATGGGCGAAACAAGGCGTTATCAGCATCAGGATATCAGTGGACTCGCGGAAGGAATGGCCTGCAAAAGCGTATATCTGTTGCAGGCCATCACGCCTCGCAATACAACAACCGGAAAACCGTATTTGGCTGTAACACTTCAGGATGCGACAGGCTCTATTTCGGGTAAGGTATGGGAGAAAAAGCCGGAAATGGATGCTCTCGTTGCCGGCGAAGCAGTACATGCAGGATTCACAGTCGAGACATACAACGGTAAGCTTCAGATCAACGTTAACATGCTTCAGCGTATACCGGATGATCACCCTATCCCGGATGAGTACTTGAGACTGCTGTTGCCAATGGCACCCGAGCCATTGGAAAATATGTTTTCAGAACTCTGGAATACGGTAGATGGGTTTCACGATTCGGATTACAAGCGGTTAACTGAGAAAGTACTGTCAGATAACAGAGAAGTGTTACTGAGGATCCCCGCTGCGCAGAAAGTCCATGAAAATGGAGTTGGCGGCCTTCTTCAGCATCTGACAGGTATGCTCAGGGTCGCGAAAGGTTTTGTTGCGGCGTATCCGACTCTGATCAATGCGGAACTGCTGTATTGTGGCGTGATCCTGCATGACATTGGCAAGATTCGGGAATTTCAGCGCAGCAAGTTCGGTCTGGTCAGTGGTTACACCAATGAGGGCAATCTCGAAGGCCATTTGTTCATTGGTGCCGAGTACATCGGCAGAGTGTGTGACGAGCTTTCGATTGACCCGGAAAAGAAGATGCTGTTGCAGCATATGTTGCTGAGCCATCATGGAAACCCGGAGTTTGGAGCTTGCGTGCAGCCCAAGTTCCTTGAAGCCTATCTGCTCTATCTCTGTGACCTGACTGATAGCCGTGTGTGGATCTTCGAGGATGCATATAAGGATTTGAAGCCTGGAGAAACAGCTGAAACTGCAAATTACTTCCTCGATAACGTACGCGTATATCGTCCAAAAGAGTGA
- a CDS encoding ISL3 family transposase, with protein MTCPEHGIVTAAVPWAHPSSSFTKEFDMAVTWLAEYLPRSAVANYMRIDWQTVGSCVSRALHDLEPDRSGRPNGLVNIGIDETSYCKGHKYITVVVNHDTNSVVWVADGHGKAVLEQFYKGLTPEQLASIKVVTGDGARWITDCVNEFTPSCTRCMDPFHVVEWATESLDEVRKDRWRCAHQKVQEMEKKDPQKPGRPKSDDNISAAIKAAKEKASEIKNSAYTLGKAPENLTENQQIRLEMIQANDPQLYRAYRLKESLRLLLKSTDAEQAEADLKHWIFWASHSRIPAFVELSRKIKRHKEHILNTIRLGLSNARIEATNNKIKLIIRKAYGFRNINNMMDMVYLVCSDIKVPLPSRKLKVHTPA; from the coding sequence GTGACATGTCCCGAGCATGGCATAGTCACTGCTGCAGTTCCATGGGCACATCCTTCCAGCAGCTTTACGAAGGAATTCGATATGGCTGTTACCTGGCTTGCCGAATACCTTCCCAGGAGTGCAGTAGCGAACTACATGCGCATTGACTGGCAGACGGTAGGAAGCTGTGTTTCCAGAGCTCTTCACGACCTTGAACCGGATCGCTCAGGAAGACCGAACGGGCTGGTAAACATCGGCATTGATGAGACAAGCTACTGCAAAGGACACAAGTACATAACAGTAGTAGTCAACCACGACACCAATTCTGTTGTCTGGGTTGCGGATGGCCACGGAAAAGCTGTTCTTGAGCAGTTCTACAAAGGTCTTACCCCAGAACAGCTTGCCAGTATCAAGGTCGTTACAGGAGACGGTGCACGCTGGATCACAGACTGTGTCAATGAGTTCACCCCAAGCTGCACCAGGTGTATGGATCCGTTCCATGTCGTAGAGTGGGCGACGGAATCCTTAGATGAGGTTCGCAAAGATCGATGGCGCTGCGCCCATCAGAAAGTCCAGGAAATGGAAAAGAAGGACCCTCAGAAACCTGGCCGCCCGAAATCTGATGACAATATCTCTGCAGCGATCAAGGCTGCTAAGGAAAAGGCGTCTGAGATCAAGAATTCCGCTTACACCTTAGGCAAAGCACCGGAGAATCTGACAGAGAATCAGCAGATCCGTCTGGAGATGATTCAGGCAAATGATCCTCAGCTGTACCGTGCGTATCGGCTGAAGGAATCACTTCGTCTTCTGCTCAAGTCGACAGATGCTGAGCAGGCGGAAGCAGATCTGAAGCACTGGATCTTCTGGGCAAGCCACAGCAGAATCCCTGCATTCGTTGAACTCTCCAGAAAGATCAAGCGTCACAAGGAGCACATTCTGAACACGATCCGGCTAGGACTGAGCAACGCCAGAATTGAAGCGACGAACAACAAAATCAAGCTAATCATTCGAAAGGCTTACGGCTTCAGAAACATTAACAACATGATGGATATGGTGTACTTGGTATGCTCGGATATTAAGGTTCCACTTCCAAGCAGAAAGTTGAAGGTACACACCCCTGCATGA
- a CDS encoding site-specific integrase: MPAYKQKNGSWIVKLSYLTWDGKRKWLTKRGFKTKRDALSWENQFKLRTAGTLDMTLSSFIDLYMTNMKERIKPDTFYEKMMIYSKWITPYLGERAVNKLTTADVLSWQNMLLTYRMPNGEKLSKSYLKTVHNQLSAVLNFAVRYYELPKNVAAVVGNLGTDKEVKISFWTTEEYRKFALEEMAEPMYYYAFEVLYWAGLREGELLALTPKDIHLDEGYIDINKTFYILHGEEHITSPKTDMSVRKVEIPEFLINELRDYLKMIYNPQDDQRLFPLTKSHLTKHIKSGAAKAGVHQIRVHDLRHSHVSLLIHEGFSALEIGARVGHSSVYITFHYAHLFPNAQRKMAGRLDDIQKEVDDE, translated from the coding sequence ATGCCTGCATATAAGCAGAAAAACGGATCGTGGATTGTGAAGCTCAGCTATCTGACCTGGGACGGGAAGCGCAAGTGGCTCACGAAACGTGGGTTCAAAACGAAGAGGGATGCCCTTTCCTGGGAAAACCAGTTCAAGCTGAGAACTGCAGGAACCTTGGATATGACGCTGTCAAGCTTCATCGATCTCTACATGACCAATATGAAGGAACGGATTAAGCCTGACACCTTCTATGAGAAGATGATGATCTATTCGAAATGGATAACGCCTTATCTTGGGGAACGTGCGGTGAACAAGCTTACGACAGCGGATGTGTTGTCTTGGCAGAATATGTTGCTGACATATCGGATGCCAAACGGAGAAAAGCTGAGTAAGTCTTATCTCAAGACGGTTCACAATCAGTTGTCGGCTGTGCTGAACTTTGCGGTTCGGTATTACGAGCTTCCGAAAAATGTAGCTGCAGTTGTCGGAAACCTTGGAACGGATAAGGAAGTGAAGATTTCCTTCTGGACGACTGAGGAATACCGGAAATTCGCTCTGGAAGAAATGGCGGAGCCGATGTATTACTACGCATTTGAGGTTCTTTACTGGGCAGGGCTGCGGGAGGGTGAGCTGCTTGCTCTTACTCCTAAAGATATCCATCTCGATGAGGGATACATCGATATCAACAAGACCTTTTATATCTTGCACGGGGAGGAGCATATCACAAGCCCCAAGACCGATATGAGCGTCCGGAAAGTGGAAATTCCCGAATTCCTTATCAATGAGCTTCGGGACTATCTGAAGATGATCTACAACCCTCAGGATGATCAGCGACTGTTCCCGTTGACGAAAAGCCATTTGACCAAGCATATCAAGAGTGGCGCAGCTAAAGCTGGAGTCCATCAGATCAGGGTTCATGATTTGAGGCATTCCCATGTATCACTTTTGATCCATGAGGGGTTCAGTGCACTGGAAATTGGAGCACGTGTTGGCCACAGCAGTGTCTACATTACATTTCACTATGCCCATTTGTTTCCAAATGCGCAGCGGAAGATGGCTGGAAGACTGGATGATATCCAGAAGGAGGTGGATGATGAGTAG
- a CDS encoding plasmid mobilization protein produces MSRKNLDARGRWRNKFCGIRLSQDEYLELKTLVHLSGMTSQDYIISKLLNHEIVVTGNPRIFLALKREIEAMIQELEALKTRGELSDEQLTRIAYIVEMYQATIDCGINRIHESKEEKENMK; encoded by the coding sequence ATGAGTAGGAAAAACCTGGATGCAAGGGGACGGTGGCGCAATAAATTCTGCGGCATCCGTCTCTCGCAGGATGAGTATCTTGAACTCAAGACTCTGGTTCATTTGTCGGGAATGACCAGTCAGGACTATATCATCAGCAAACTTCTGAATCACGAAATTGTAGTGACAGGAAATCCTCGCATCTTCCTTGCTTTGAAGAGGGAGATTGAAGCAATGATTCAGGAGCTGGAAGCACTCAAAACCCGCGGGGAACTCAGCGATGAACAGTTGACCCGAATCGCATATATCGTCGAAATGTATCAGGCAACAATCGATTGTGGAATCAATCGAATCCATGAATCTAAAGAAGAAAAGGAGAACATGAAATGA
- a CDS encoding PTS sugar transporter subunit IIB: MKILLICYGGLSTGIMKTKIEEAAAKDGVTDLDIKATAYAQAIEDLGDYDIYLLGPQIRYAQKDFEAKAAGKPVLVISPADFGMMNGTNVWKQISAAMK; encoded by the coding sequence ATGAAAATATTGCTTATCTGCTATGGCGGACTGTCTACCGGAATTATGAAGACAAAGATCGAAGAAGCCGCTGCAAAAGACGGTGTGACTGATCTGGATATTAAGGCTACTGCCTATGCACAGGCGATTGAAGACCTTGGAGACTACGATATTTATCTTCTCGGGCCGCAGATTCGCTATGCGCAGAAGGACTTTGAGGCAAAGGCAGCGGGGAAGCCTGTTCTGGTCATCTCTCCGGCGGATTTCGGTATGATGAATGGCACAAATGTCTGGAAACAGATTTCTGCAGCAATGAAATAA
- a CDS encoding Arc family DNA-binding protein, translated as MVSEAKKKADRKWEAEKTDAVRFRVPKGMRDKIKKCAELNGETVNEMLMRLVEAEMKRTFPNGESGTDSQ; from the coding sequence ATGGTAAGCGAGGCGAAGAAAAAAGCAGATCGTAAATGGGAAGCAGAAAAAACGGATGCTGTTCGTTTTCGTGTACCTAAAGGCATGCGCGACAAGATCAAGAAGTGTGCGGAATTAAACGGCGAAACCGTCAATGAAATGCTAATGCGGTTGGTCGAAGCTGAAATGAAACGCACTTTCCCTAATGGAGAAAGTGGCACAGATTCGCAATAG
- a CDS encoding PTS sugar transporter subunit IIC — protein sequence MAKSSFIEEKMLPAANKLASNRYLKAISNSFMSMIPFMTLGSLALVLISPPVDYTTLDPGFLYSFMKGWAAFANVVGTPIGAIYTICMEFLSLFVAAGIGYFLGNQTYKMKGFIPVLTAVVSYMIVAVMDPSGAKTFDYLGGTGLFAALISSILSIELLRWLTNKKVGYISLEGQGVPEALTESFGMLIPVAIVLLVFGLVHAVTIALTGSTFPAIISTILAPVLKATDSIWGGIILVFLVMLFWWFGIHDSVITGPMGAFWATALAANISAYAAGTTGTQLPYVITEPYWWFFVMIGGSGATFGLVLLLCFACKSKQLKTVGKLGIVPAFFNINEPVIFGVPLMMNPIMAVPFIGAPVANMIITYICMSTGLVSRTVSYPGWNLFCPIAAMISTVDVRAFILVLVLIVVDALIYFPFIKALDREKLAEEKNAVQA from the coding sequence ATGGCTAAGTCATCATTCATTGAAGAAAAAATGCTCCCGGCAGCGAATAAGCTTGCCAGCAATCGCTATTTGAAGGCGATCTCAAACTCGTTCATGAGCATGATTCCGTTCATGACGCTCGGTTCACTTGCACTCGTATTGATTTCACCGCCGGTGGATTATACGACATTGGATCCGGGTTTCCTGTACAGCTTTATGAAAGGCTGGGCGGCATTTGCAAATGTGGTTGGAACACCGATTGGTGCAATCTATACCATCTGCATGGAGTTTCTGTCACTGTTTGTGGCAGCCGGCATCGGGTATTTCCTGGGCAATCAGACATATAAGATGAAGGGTTTTATCCCTGTTTTGACCGCTGTTGTCTCTTATATGATCGTTGCCGTCATGGATCCCAGTGGTGCAAAGACATTTGACTATCTTGGTGGTACCGGCCTCTTTGCGGCCTTGATTTCCAGTATTCTTTCGATTGAACTTCTGCGCTGGCTGACAAATAAGAAGGTTGGCTATATCTCGCTAGAGGGGCAGGGAGTTCCGGAAGCTCTTACGGAATCGTTCGGGATGTTGATTCCGGTTGCGATTGTGCTGCTTGTATTTGGACTTGTGCATGCCGTTACGATCGCTTTGACAGGTTCTACATTCCCGGCAATTATTTCGACAATCCTGGCTCCGGTTCTGAAGGCTACTGACAGCATTTGGGGCGGTATTATTCTTGTGTTCCTTGTTATGCTGTTCTGGTGGTTTGGAATTCATGATTCCGTCATTACCGGCCCGATGGGCGCATTCTGGGCAACAGCACTGGCGGCAAATATTTCTGCATATGCTGCAGGTACGACGGGTACGCAACTTCCATATGTCATTACAGAACCGTACTGGTGGTTCTTTGTCATGATCGGTGGGTCCGGCGCAACGTTTGGACTGGTACTTCTGCTGTGCTTTGCATGCAAATCAAAGCAGTTAAAGACAGTTGGAAAGCTTGGAATTGTACCTGCCTTCTTCAATATCAATGAACCGGTCATCTTCGGTGTTCCACTAATGATGAATCCGATTATGGCTGTTCCATTTATCGGGGCACCGGTTGCAAACATGATCATCACCTATATCTGCATGTCAACTGGTTTGGTGTCGCGTACTGTATCATATCCGGGCTGGAATCTGTTCTGCCCGATTGCTGCGATGATTTCTACGGTCGATGTAAGGGCATTTATCCTTGTTCTGGTGCTAATTGTGGTTGATGCTTTGATTTACTTCCCGTTTATCAAGGCATTGGACCGTGAGAAGCTCGCGGAAGAAAAGAATGCCGTACAGGCCTGA
- a CDS encoding PTS lactose/cellobiose transporter subunit IIA: MTKEEVQMISFQVISHAGEAFDSFVKAGEAASNFDFAGAEELMKTGDQQLVQAHQSQTNLLNAEARNEEIPFSIILIHAQDHLMHAMSYEQNVRDLIRLYKHLAVND; this comes from the coding sequence ATGACAAAAGAAGAAGTTCAGATGATTTCATTTCAGGTTATTTCCCATGCTGGCGAAGCATTCGACAGCTTTGTAAAAGCCGGGGAAGCAGCTTCGAACTTTGATTTTGCGGGTGCGGAAGAGCTGATGAAAACAGGGGATCAGCAGCTCGTACAGGCACATCAGTCACAGACAAATCTTCTGAACGCGGAAGCAAGAAACGAAGAGATTCCGTTCTCTATCATTCTGATTCATGCACAGGATCATCTGATGCATGCAATGTCCTATGAGCAGAATGTACGAGATCTGATCAGGCTTTACAAACATTTGGCAGTAAATGATTGA
- a CDS encoding BglG family transcription antiterminator, translating into MDELTNKLTERQWALLKAIQQCGGKASGKTLSGRLNLSLRTVQSEMRILKTDGYISSDPEGYRISSHAATLISTPVKNGGDVDQIIHALLFSDSPVSIYDLCDEFALSESALNVRLTHIQNYVRKDSLKLIRKGSLVSIEGSELNKRRMIRGLIIDNVKENANGIACYQRYFPGIDVDVVQNIIVSSLQDAGFYIQAPYASSLYLSILIFLYRILHNIHTPDLNNPIDTASVEYMLAQTIVKRFGQHYTISYTGNDASYLASLFQGQISQSAGQRILKIDVIEKRVTELLTEVLEERFVPADVSPFIHNLSLHIYELIHRCQTHNVVLSNSYVSLKESSPFIYDVAVAFAKELEKEYSIQIPDDEIAFLAVHIGLIIASQNADKSSPVSILLFASNYHGIAEMIRQRMIESYQDRITVEIADILSSSSIFSIYDLIISTTHLSVIGGNVIEISPFYSVMDRTRVDEAITACLKRKEASRWKRDIMNAFAPDLFFIRDDIDTSTEAIRFLCDRMIRFGAVDENYTESVLERESLSPTCFFNEFAIPHALEMNAKKTMFAILINKNGIQWSSSKVQLCMMIAITKEDSKVFSDTYNGAVHVLTDFSKFTKLINSKTFAEFILNFMQD; encoded by the coding sequence ATGGATGAGTTAACGAATAAATTGACAGAGCGCCAATGGGCACTGTTAAAGGCAATTCAACAGTGTGGCGGCAAGGCCAGCGGAAAAACATTATCCGGTCGGCTGAATCTTTCGCTTCGAACCGTTCAGTCCGAGATGCGGATTCTGAAAACCGATGGATACATATCTTCCGATCCGGAGGGATATCGGATTTCCAGCCACGCTGCCACGCTGATAAGCACTCCCGTCAAGAACGGTGGCGATGTAGACCAAATTATTCACGCACTGTTATTTTCCGATTCTCCGGTCTCTATCTATGATCTGTGTGATGAATTTGCGCTCAGCGAATCCGCTTTGAACGTGCGCCTTACACACATTCAAAACTATGTCCGCAAAGACAGCCTGAAACTTATTCGTAAGGGTTCACTTGTATCCATCGAAGGTTCAGAATTGAACAAGCGCCGGATGATTCGAGGGTTGATTATTGACAATGTAAAAGAAAACGCAAATGGAATTGCGTGTTATCAGAGGTACTTTCCAGGGATTGATGTCGATGTTGTTCAAAACATTATTGTTTCTTCTTTACAGGATGCAGGCTTCTATATCCAGGCCCCTTATGCATCATCTCTCTATCTGAGCATTCTTATCTTTCTGTACCGGATTCTCCACAATATTCATACACCGGATCTGAATAATCCGATTGATACTGCATCGGTAGAATACATGCTTGCACAAACCATCGTGAAAAGGTTTGGGCAACACTACACTATTTCCTATACAGGAAATGACGCATCCTACCTTGCTTCGCTTTTCCAAGGGCAGATTTCACAGAGTGCAGGTCAGAGGATTTTGAAAATCGATGTAATCGAAAAACGAGTGACGGAATTATTGACCGAGGTCCTTGAGGAGCGTTTTGTTCCAGCTGATGTTTCGCCATTCATCCATAATCTTTCGCTTCATATATATGAATTGATTCATCGTTGCCAGACACATAATGTTGTATTGAGCAATTCCTATGTGAGTCTGAAAGAAAGTTCACCATTCATCTACGATGTAGCCGTTGCCTTCGCAAAAGAGCTGGAAAAGGAATACAGCATTCAAATCCCAGATGATGAAATTGCATTCCTGGCTGTCCATATCGGTCTAATCATTGCATCGCAGAACGCTGATAAATCGTCCCCTGTTTCCATCCTTCTTTTCGCTTCTAACTATCATGGCATCGCTGAAATGATCCGACAAAGAATGATAGAGAGCTATCAGGACCGTATTACTGTCGAGATTGCTGATATCCTGTCTTCATCATCCATTTTTTCAATCTATGACCTGATCATCAGCACCACGCATCTTTCTGTCATCGGCGGTAATGTCATTGAAATCTCACCGTTTTATTCCGTAATGGACAGAACGCGCGTTGATGAAGCCATTACTGCATGTTTGAAGAGAAAAGAAGCCTCTCGCTGGAAGAGAGACATCATGAATGCTTTCGCACCTGATCTCTTCTTTATTCGTGATGATATTGATACATCCACAGAAGCAATCCGGTTTCTATGTGACAGAATGATTCGCTTCGGTGCGGTGGATGAAAACTATACAGAATCAGTACTAGAACGTGAATCCCTATCACCAACCTGCTTTTTCAATGAGTTTGCAATTCCGCATGCGTTAGAAATGAACGCAAAGAAGACGATGTTTGCAATCCTTATCAATAAAAACGGGATTCAATGGAGCAGCTCCAAAGTACAGCTCTGCATGATGATTGCAATCACAAAGGAAGACAGCAAGGTCTTCTCCGATACCTACAATGGAGCTGTCCATGTTCTGACCGATTTCTCGAAATTTACAAAGCTCATTAACAGCAAGACATTCGCCGAGTTTATTCTGAATTTCATGCAGGATTGA